Below is a window of Ruegeria sp. THAF33 DNA.
AAGCAGCAGCCCTTCGTGGCTGGTGTAGAATTCGACGGTCGAGAATTCATGGGTTGTTTCCGCAGTGATTCCAGCGGCTTCCATGAAGTCGATGGTGTCCTGAATGCGATCGGCAACCTCGGAATATTTCTGAACGTCCTGTTCATCCGCGAAACCCAAAGTCCAGGCATGAACGCGGCTCATATCCGCGAATCCACCGGTCGAGAATGCGCGCAGCAAGTTCAGTGTCGCCGCCGCTTGCGTATAGGCCTGCAACATCTTGTTGGGATTCGGAATCCTGGCTTCGGGTGTGAAGGCCAATTCGTTGATGATGTCGCCGCGGTAGCTGGGCAGTTCCACACCATCCACAACTTCGGTCGGGGCACTGCGTGGCTTGGCAAATTGTCCGGCCATACGACCGACTTTGACCACCGGCACCTTGGCGCCATAAGTCAGAACCATCGCCATTTGCAGCATCACCTTGAACGTGTCACGGATCGCATCAGCGCTGAATTGTTCAAAGCTTTCAGCGCAATCCCCGCCTTGCAGAAGGAAGGCCTCGCCGCGACCGGCGGCACCCAGATGCTGTTTGAGACGCCGCGCCTCGCCGGCAAAGACCAGCGGGGGATACTTTGAAAGCTGAGCCTCGACCTTGGCCAGCGCGGCCGCGTCGGTATAATCTGGCATCTGAACCCGGGGCTTGTTGCGCCAGTTCGATTTTTGCCATTCGGTCATAGCTTTGGTCTCCGCTGAAGTTTTCAGGTGGTCTCTATACAAAATGCAATGAAGAGTGACCATATCCCATTTGCGCCTCTTGACGACGTAAACAAGCTTTGATCATGGTGGCTGTCAAATCTGCCGCTGGATAATAAACTGACCAGCAGCGAAGCAAGGACATCTCGCCATGCAAGAGCAACGCCAAGTTGTCACGGTGGAAGACACTGCGGCCCCACCCCGGAATTTCGTTTTTGTCCTTTTGGACAAATTCTCGCTTCTGTCCTTTGCTTCGGCGCTTGACAGTCTGCGCATCGCCAACCGCATGGCGAACAGACAGCTTTACACCTGGAATCTGATGGGAGAAGGCGGGGAAACGGTAACCTGCTCGGCCGGGACCGAGTTCAAGCTGGACAGTGATCTGGTAGAGCTACAGCGCGACGACGTCGTTTTGATCTGCGGTGGTGTGGACGTTCAGGCGGCCACCAGCAAGCGCGTGCTGAACTGGCTGCGGCGCGAAGCCCGAAGGGGCTTGCGGATCGGTGGCCTCTGCACTGCGGCCTATACTCTGGCAAAGGCCGGGTTGCTGGACAACA
It encodes the following:
- a CDS encoding class II 3-deoxy-7-phosphoheptulonate synthase, translating into MTEWQKSNWRNKPRVQMPDYTDAAALAKVEAQLSKYPPLVFAGEARRLKQHLGAAGRGEAFLLQGGDCAESFEQFSADAIRDTFKVMLQMAMVLTYGAKVPVVKVGRMAGQFAKPRSAPTEVVDGVELPSYRGDIINELAFTPEARIPNPNKMLQAYTQAAATLNLLRAFSTGGFADMSRVHAWTLGFADEQDVQKYSEVADRIQDTIDFMEAAGITAETTHEFSTVEFYTSHEGLLLEYEEALTRLDSTSGNWLAGSGHMIWIGDRTRQPDGAHVEFCRGVLNPIGLKCGPTTTAEDLKVLMSKLNPDNEEGRLTLIARFGAGKAGEHLPRLIKAVKEEGAKVTWVCDPMHGNTIKSATGYKTRPFDSVLREVRDFFGVHQAEGTIPGGVHFEMTGLDVTECTGGVRAVTEEDLSDRYHTACDPRLNASQSLELAFLVAEELTNLRRNGSKRAVS